The region ACAGCGTTGCTGATCTTGTCCCAGGTGATGCTCTTGTCGTCGTTGGCGTTGGAGCCGGTGCCCAGCAGCGACTCGGACAGGAACCAGTTGCCCGATTCGGAGCCGTTGGTCACCAGGTTGCGCCGGAAGGTGTATTCGGCGTCGGCGCACTTGAAGGGGTTGCCGGTGTGGAACTTCACATCGGGGCGCAGGGTGAAGCGGTACTCGGTGCCGGCGTCATTGGCCTTCCACTCGGTTGCCAGCACGCCTTCAAAGTCGCTCAGGGACTTGCCCTTGTAGGACAGCAGCGTTTCGTAGACGTTCTGCAGCACTTCGCCGCTGGCCGTGTCGTAGGAGGTGCCGGGGTCGGTGGTGGGAATATCGCTGGAGCGCTGAATGACCAGGGTGTCGGTCTTGCCGGCGGCCGAAACGGTCGCGGCGCCCGAGGCCGGAGTCGCCGCGCCGGAAGCGGTTTCGGTGCTCGTGCTGGAAGTGGTGGTTGTGGTCGTGGTGGTGCTGGAGGTGGTGTCCGAGTTGTTGGCACACGAGCCCAGCAGCAGGGCCAAAGAGGTCAGGGCAAAGATTCTTTTCATGTTCGTTCTCCTCGGGGCCACCGGCCGGCAGGGGCCAGCAGCACAGGGCGGTTGACCGGCCGGCAGCAAGCCGGCAGGCACAGGGTCAATTGAACTCGCCAGACGTAAATCTTACATGTTTTCCTCACGTCTATAAAGAGCCGGTCAGAAAACTGTATAAAATGAGATAAATTTGCATAAGTTAACATCCCGGCAGAAAAGGCATTTGAAAAAGAGGAACAGAACTTAGCTATCGAACGTTTGCGGAAGTCTGTAAATTACGGTTCTCTTGACACTCAGCTGCGGGACCGAACCAGCTTTTTCTCTGTCATTCCGTAGAAGCTTCAGCTCCTCTGGAGAGTGTTTATGCTGTTTTTCCCCCGCTGTCTGCCCCTCAGGGCCCCGCCTGCCGCAGGTCAGAGTGCCTCCAACCGCACCATGTCGCTCGGCAAGTTGCCCTAGATTGGATTAATGACCGATTCTGCCTATGCACAGTCTTATCTCCTGCGCGGAATTGCCGCCCAGGGGACTTTACGGGTGGTCGCCATTGACGGCACCCAAATCGTGGAAGAAGTTCGCCAGCGCCATCATCTCAGCAAGACCGCCACGGCGGCGCTGGGCCGCACCCTGCTGGGCGCCGGTCTGCTGTCGGTGGTGCTGGGCAAGGATGTGGGCAGCCGGGTGGCGGTCCGCATTCAGGGCGGCGGCCCTATCGGCTGGGTGGTGGCTGAAGGCACGGCCGGCGGCGAAGTGGGCGGCAATTACCACCCCGGCAGCGTGCGCGGCTACGTGCATGAGCCCGGCGCCGACCTCCCCCCCCGCGAGAGCGACGGCAAGCTGGACGTGAGCGGCGTAGTGGGCAAGGAAGGCGAACTGGCCGTGACCCGGCTGCTGACCAACGCCGAGCCCTGGACCGGCAGCGTGGAACTGGTCAGCGGTGAGATTGCCGAGGACATCAGCACCTACCTGGCCCGCAGCGAACAGATTCCCAACGCGCTGCTGCTGGGCGTGTATGAAGAAGGCGGCCGGGTGGCCGTCAGCGGCGGCCTGCTGGTGCAGGCGATGCCCGGCGTGAGCGACGCCACCCTCAGCAAGCTGGAGCAGAACATCGCCGGCATCGGCCTGCTGACCACCTCCATGCGCGAGGTGGGCCTGCTGGGCACCGTGCAGCGCGCCCTGGAAGGCCTGGAACCACAGATCAGCGAAGATGCCGAGCCCTGGGTCTTCGACTGCCGCTGCTCGCGTGAACGCGCCGCCAGCAGCCTGATGTTCTTTGACGAAGCCGAGCGCCAGGACATGCAGGACGAAGGCGGCCAGGAAGTGGTCTGCCACTGGTGCAACGAGAAATACTTCTTCCAACCGGAAGAGATTGCCGGCCTGGAACTGGAAGCCGGCGAGAACCCCGCTCAGGCCTGAGCGCCTTTACACCCACAAAAGAGGCCCGGCCCCACAGAGGGGAGCCGGGTCTCTTTTGCTGCCGGCCAGCCGCCTACCTCAGCGCTGCATTCAGCTCGTCGCGGAAGGTGCGGGCGGCTTCCTGCGCCGCTGCTACGTCCAGGCCGCTGGCATACTGCACGCCCCGGCTGGCGCTGGCCAGGGCGCCGGTGCCGCCGGGGTGAAAAGCTCCGGCCAGGTCACGTGCCTGCGCTCCCTGCGCGCCCAGTCCCGGCAGCAGCAACAGGGCCTGGGGCATCAGCCCCCGGAAAAGGGCCAGGTCGCTTGGGTGCGTGGCGCCCACCACAGCGCCCACGCTGGCATACTCGCTGTCTTCCTCGGTGCCCAGGCGGGCCACCTCGGCCGCCACGCGCTCGCTGATGCCCTCGCCCTGCAGGTCCGCCTGATCGGGGTTGGAGGTCTTGACCAGTACGAACAGGCCGCCGCCGTTCTCGCGGGCCGCCTGCACAAAAGGTTGCAGGGTGCCAAACCCCAGAAAAGGGTTCACGGTGAGCGCCGCGCCGGCGTGCTGACGGGTCAGCCAGGCCTCGGCGTAGGCTTCAGCGGTTGAGCCGATGTCGCCGCGCTTGGCATCCAGAATCAGCGGCAGGTCCAGGGCGCGGGCGGCGGCGCAGACCTCTTCCAGAATCTGAAGGCCCTGGATGCCCAGCGCCTCGTAAAAGGCCAGCTGCGGCTTGACGGCGGCCGCAAAAGGCGCAGTGGCTTCCAGCACTTCCAGCGTGTGCTGG is a window of Deinococcus sp. Marseille-Q6407 DNA encoding:
- a CDS encoding Hsp33 family molecular chaperone HslO, translated to MTDSAYAQSYLLRGIAAQGTLRVVAIDGTQIVEEVRQRHHLSKTATAALGRTLLGAGLLSVVLGKDVGSRVAVRIQGGGPIGWVVAEGTAGGEVGGNYHPGSVRGYVHEPGADLPPRESDGKLDVSGVVGKEGELAVTRLLTNAEPWTGSVELVSGEIAEDISTYLARSEQIPNALLLGVYEEGGRVAVSGGLLVQAMPGVSDATLSKLEQNIAGIGLLTTSMREVGLLGTVQRALEGLEPQISEDAEPWVFDCRCSRERAASSLMFFDEAERQDMQDEGGQEVVCHWCNEKYFFQPEEIAGLELEAGENPAQA
- the pyrF gene encoding orotidine-5'-phosphate decarboxylase, whose protein sequence is MTTPFAEAVTERTRTLNTRLCVGLDPRLSHYRDADHLRQHTLEVLEATAPFAAAVKPQLAFYEALGIQGLQILEEVCAAARALDLPLILDAKRGDIGSTAEAYAEAWLTRQHAGAALTVNPFLGFGTLQPFVQAARENGGGLFVLVKTSNPDQADLQGEGISERVAAEVARLGTEEDSEYASVGAVVGATHPSDLALFRGLMPQALLLLPGLGAQGAQARDLAGAFHPGGTGALASASRGVQYASGLDVAAAQEAARTFRDELNAALR